One segment of Balaenoptera ricei isolate mBalRic1 chromosome 8, mBalRic1.hap2, whole genome shotgun sequence DNA contains the following:
- the TMEM216 gene encoding transmembrane protein 216, producing MLFLYLGIEVIRLFFGTKGNLCQRKMPLGISMALTFPSAMMASYYLLLQTYVLRLEAIMNGILLLFCGSELLLEVLTLAAFSSMDRI from the exons ATGCTCTTCCTTTATCTTGGAATTGAAGTAATTCGACTATTTTTTG GTACAAAGGGAAACCTCTGCCAACGGAAGATGCCGCTTGGTATTAGCATGGCCTTGACCTTCCCATCTGCCATGATGGCCTCCTATTACCTGCTGCTGCAGACCTACGTGCTCCGCCTGGAAGCCATCATGAACGGCATCTTGCTCCTCTTCTGTGGCTCAGAGCTGCTGCTTGAGGTGCTCACCCTGGCTGCGTTCTCCAG TATGGACAGGATTTGA